The following is a genomic window from Bacteroidales bacterium.
CTAAACCAATAGAAGTTTGTAATAAAACAGTTAATACACTCATAGTCAATCAATTTAGTTTATGTATAAAATAAATATTTATCATTCAATTTCCCCTACAGCCATTCCAAGATAAAGTGCCGATAATATGGTAAAAACGTAAGCCTGAATAAAAGCAACCAACAACTCCAATAATGTGAGAAATACAGTAAAAATCACTGAAAATACCGATACACCATATCCTATTAAAGGGTTCATATTGCCAAAAATGAATATCAAACTTAAAAATCCAAGCATTACAATGTGACCTGCCGAAATATTGGCAAAAAGTCGGATCATTAGTGTAAAAGGCCGGATGAATATACCCACAAACTCTATTAAAGGAACCAATGGAAAAGGAAACTTCAGCCACCAGGGAACGGCGGGGGGGTTGAATATTTCCCGCCAATAATGCCTTTTGCCTGTAATAACAATTCCTATAAAAGTAAACAAGGCAAGTGCCATAGTAACAGATATATTACCGGTGGTATTGGCGCCGGCAGGAAAAATGGGAATCAAACCAAGAAGATTGTTCAGCAGAATAAAAAAGAAAACAGAAAGCAGAAAGGGGGTTAATCTTTCATGATGTTTTTCTCCGATGCTAGGCCTGGCAATATCATCCCGCACAAAAAGAATCAGAGGCTCCAGAAGCGATTGCATTCCCTTTGGCGGCCGGTTGGGTTGCCGTTTGTAGCGATTTGCAATGGGCAGGAAGATGGCCAGCAACAGGATAATACTCACAAAGACAGCCGCTACTGTTTTTGTAATTGACAAGTCAATGGGTTGCTCTTCCTTAACACGACCCTGTTCATCCAACTCAACAATGTTTCCCTTATTTGTTCCTTCCTGCGCAATCTTGAACCGTTTATAGGATTGATGTCCATGATCAAAATGATACGACCAAAATGAGAACCAGCCGCGGTCCTTACTATACAAAATAACCGGCAAAGGAAGGCTTACGTCGGTATCGCCTATGGTAACAATATGCCAGCTATAATGATCCACCACATGATCCATGATCATCCGGCCGGGATTAAATCCATCTTCATCCTGTTCCTCCTCCCCGGCAGATTCATTGACCATTACTCCGCTATCTGCCGAAGAAAAAGATTCGGGCTGAAAACATACAATGAAAGCCAAAGTTACCGCTGCAACAACTGTATGTTTATATCTTCCGAACATAGATACTTTTTTATCAGCCCCCAAATGTATGTAAATTTATAACACATTGTTCTTATTATGAAATAAAAAAGGCGATGATTTAAATCAACATCGCCTTATCTTACGCATAAACTGATAATAAGTTACCATTCGTCAATCAGAACTTATCATACCTTTTGGCTCTTGTTTATAAAGCTCCGCTAATCAGGAATGTTGCAGCAAAAGCAATAATTGCATACAATTCGGGGAATACGGCTAGTATCATCGTATTACCGAACACGTCATGACCTGATCCGATTCCGGCAATTCCATTGGCAGTAACTCCACCCTGCCATCTTGCCGACCAAAGGCCGACGATGCCCAATGCGATTCCTGCAGCAAGAATGGAGACTCCCTGGTACATGACCATACCTTCTTCCACGATTGCAGGCAATTGATTGTGTATAATAAAAAAGCCTGCAAATCCATATAATCCCTGTGTACCAGGTAATGCACTCAGCAACATGTAACTACCAAAGGCATCCGGTCTTTTCTTTAAAGCTCCGATGGTAGCATTGCCACCCTTCGCAACGCCAATGGCACTTCCGATTCCGGCTAAGAAAAACAACGCTAATCCGGTATACGCTAGAATAACAGGTAAATCCATAATTTATCTCTCCTTTTTAAAATTTAACTTCTATAATGATTTTGTAAATGGTTTGTATTTCTTTCCTCCACCGGTAAAACCGGCATTGTTATAAAATTCTACAAATGTCAGACGCATGGGATGAACAAAAGCACTGAGCGATGATATCAGAAGATTGCCGATGTGCCCGATGACAAGAATAAGAATGAAAACCACCGGGCCCACATAGGGAATCTGACCAAACGTAAGGGCAATTTCATTGATAACAAAACCCAGAATTGCGGTGGATATGCCAATTGCAAACAAACGAATGTAGGACAATACATCGCCAAACACCCCGGTAACGGTATTGTATGCATCCCACACACCTTTCCCTAGACGGGCAAAAATATTCAGTTTGGGATCGCTGAACAGAAATATCAACACACCGCTAAATATCAATGCTCCGTTGAAATAAGGCTTCGCCGCACTTTGGGTAAACCAGCCAAGCTGATCCCCTCCCATATAAAAGACAAGGGAAAGCAGGGCCAACACCCATCCCCACGTGGATAAAGAATAAGGAAAGCCACTGAATTTCCACAATCTATAGGCTTTCAATATCAATCCAAAAAGTATCTGTAATATTCCAAGGCCTAACGACGCGTAAAACAGTTGGTTGCGGTCTAAAATCATATTTCTGACCTGGGAAGCCCAGTCAATATTTGTTAAACTGATACCAAAAACGGTACCACCAATAAGCCCCATAAGGACAGTCGCGGCGCCCAGATATTGTGCCATAGTCAGATAAATCTTCATGCCAGGCTTAGCCTTGGTGTGCTTATAGATGGTTACTGCAGCCAGTATAACGATGCCGTAACCCACGTCTCCAAGACAAAAACCAAAAAACAGGGCAAAAAACGGGGCAAAAAACGGAGTCAGGTCCAATTCATAATAATTGGGTAAATCAATCATTTTCTGCAAAGGTTCAAAGACCTTGGCAAATTTGCCATTTTTTAGCTGTATGGGCACCTGGTAAGGATCTTCACTTTTCACATCGCTGCTAACATAAAGCACATTTTCCTTTTCAAGAAAAGCCTTCAATTCCTCTTCTTTGTCTTCAGGTACCCATCCTTCCAGGAGCATCACCTTATCCTCGGCCTGTGACTCTGTATGATTCAGTGCCTGATTGAAATCGGTCTTCTCCTGGAGCCGTTTTCTTTCATTCCGTAATAGTTCCAAATATTTTTCAGCGTATTCATCAAAAATTCTGTTGATCTCCTGAATACGCTTCTCTTTTTCGTCATACTTTCTGTCCAGCTCGGAAAGGGATTCGTCGGGCAACCGAACCTCCTCGGCCTCAATATCTATTTCCTGATCTCCTTCCTGCAGTATGACAAAATAAAGATTACCACTAATATTGTTGATCCGTTCCAGGTAATACTGATTTTCCCAATCGCTGTCAAAATATTTTTCATTGACCACAAAAAACCGGGGAGTAAGATTCAACTCCTTCAGTTTTTGCTTCATGTCATCTGTAAAATCGCCCCAGGGATGGGCTTTATTTATATCTTTTCTCAGAGCTACCAATTCCTGTTCGATATTGGCAATTTCATCCTGCTTCTCCTTAATATCCCTGACAATATCAAAAGGTTGGGTTCCATCATCCGCAGGATTTTCTTCCTGACCCTTTTTCTCAAGAAAACGAATGGTTTCATTCAGTTTTTTAATGTCTTCAAGGGCCTGCCTGGTCTCCTCATCATATTCATCTGCCTTTTCGGCAATATGAAGAACACCAATATCCTGCAGCTTCTGCAAAAAATCATTATACTCCTTATGGTAAATTAAAAAAGAATATCTGGTCATTGGAGTGATCATGCCAATACCTCCCTACTGATTTTGTTGTTCATGACGTTTCTTCACTATCTTCTGTGCTGCCTTGGAAAGATTTTCCTGATCCTCCAAAAAGCGTTTGATTTTATTTATTGCATCCAGGTACTCAGGTATCTGGACTTTTTCATACAAGTTCACTTTCTGGGTTGTTTTTTTCCTGGCATAATCCAACAACTCCATCTTCTTTCGGAAGACTTCTTTCTCGACAGCAATCTGGCCCAGAGATTCCAGCAGGTCTACCCCTTTAAGGTACCAACTGGGGTTGTTGTACATACTGAAATCCTTCAAATCAAAATCCACATCCTCCAAAACCGGTGTTTTGGTACCGGCAATCTTTTTGGTAGCCAGCTTCACCTCCCGGATGGTTACCAAATCCTTGTCAAACTCACACCAAAGACGGGCCATATCCTCATATTGATCCAGTTTCTCCTGGAGCTTTTTATCAAGCTCTTTCATGGTATCCTTGGCCTTTTTTACCTCCACCCTTAAGGCTGCTTCTTTACTCTGAAGGGTAGGCAAAGCCCGTAACCGGATATCAAGCTGCTTTTGCAGTCTTTGCTGGGATATTTTATTGTATTGAAATTTTATGGACATACGATAATGCTTTATTCTTCGCTATCACTTGGCCAGTATTTATCTACAAGGTCCTTCTTAACACTTACTTCGGTACGCTTAAAGTGCTTATCAAAAAGTCTCCAGGCCGTATCGAGCATTTCATTCACTTCGATGTTTACGTCGATGGCCAGAAGTTCTTTGGAATAATCTTTGGCAAATTCAAGGGCTCTCCGGTCGTATTCGGTCAGGTCGAAACCATTTTCCAGTTTGGTCTTGGCATTGGAAGCATCGGCAAAAAGACGGATCGCCGCGTTCATCACCTGAGGGTGATCCTCTCTTGTTTTCTTACCAATTACTAACTGTTTCAACCGGGAGAGGCTCCGGAACGGATCAACGATGACTTTACCCACATCGGTATCGTTCCTGAGAAAAAGCTGTCCCTCAGTGATATACCCTGTGTTGTCAGGAATGGCATGGGTTATGTCTCCGCCCGAAAGGGTGGTAACCGCAACGATGGTGATCGAACCGCCTTCAGGAAACTGCACGGCTTTTTCATATATCCGGGCCAGGTCACTGTAAAGCGATCCGGGCATACTGTCTTTGGAAGGTATCTGATCCATACGGTTGGAAACAATACTGAGCGCGTCTGCAAAGAGGGTCATGTCGGTAAGCAGAACAAGCACTTTTTGGTTTTTCTCCACGGCAAAGTGCTCTGCAGCCGTCAGACACATATCGGGCACCAGCAACCGTTCTACAGAGGGGTCTTCGGTAGTATTCACGAAACTAATGATACGATCCAGTGCACCCGCATTATCAAACACATTTTTATAATACAGGTAATCGTCGTTGGTCAGTCCCATTCCTCCCAGTATAATCTTATCTGCCTGGGCGCGGAGGGCAACCATCGACATCACCTGATTGTAAGGCTGGTCAGGATCAGCAAAGAAAGGGATCTTCTGGCCGGTAACCAGTGCATTATTCAGGTCAATACCGGCAATCCCGGTAGGGATGAATTCCGAAGGCTGTAAGCGTCGTACCGGGTTCACAGTAGGTCCGCCAATCTCCACTTCTTTTCCTTCCACATCGGGCCCGCCGTCAATGGGGTCTCCGTAGGCATTGAAAAATCTCCCTGAGAGTTCGTCTCCAACATTCAACTGGGCGGTTCTTCCAAAAAAGACCACTTCCGCATTGGTGGGTATGCCTTCTGTACCTCCGTATACCTGGAGGGTTACCTCATCTCCAACGATCTTGACCACCTGGGCCATTCGTCCGTTCACCAATGCAATCTCTTCATTACCCACACCTGATGCTCTAAGCGTTATAGTGGCTTTGGTAATTTGCTCAATTTTGGTATAAATCTTTTGAAATGCTTGTGTTTCCATATACTTAGGCCTTTCTTTCTTCAATAATTTGTTCTAATTCCTTTTCAAACTGTTGAAACTTATCGGATTTGAACTCTGAGTAGTTCATTTGCCTGAGTTCGTCGACCAACCGTTTGAAATATTCGCTGACTTCTTCAAAATGCTCAAAGTTAAAGTTGGTATTGTATATATTGATCACTTTTTCGAGCATATATTTTTGACGTTCAATAGATGTTTGGGCATCGATCTCATCGAAGGCATCCTGCTGCAGGAGGACAAAGTCCACTACTTCGGATTTCCAGAAGGTAATGTGGTAATCTACCGGCACACCATCGTCACCCAAAATGTTAATCTGCTCGGAAGCTTCACGCCCTCTCAACAGCACA
Proteins encoded in this region:
- a CDS encoding V-type ATP synthase subunit D, which encodes MSIKFQYNKISQQRLQKQLDIRLRALPTLQSKEAALRVEVKKAKDTMKELDKKLQEKLDQYEDMARLWCEFDKDLVTIREVKLATKKIAGTKTPVLEDVDFDLKDFSMYNNPSWYLKGVDLLESLGQIAVEKEVFRKKMELLDYARKKTTQKVNLYEKVQIPEYLDAINKIKRFLEDQENLSKAAQKIVKKRHEQQNQ
- the atpB gene encoding F0F1 ATP synthase subunit A, translating into MFGRYKHTVVAAVTLAFIVCFQPESFSSADSGVMVNESAGEEEQDEDGFNPGRMIMDHVVDHYSWHIVTIGDTDVSLPLPVILYSKDRGWFSFWSYHFDHGHQSYKRFKIAQEGTNKGNIVELDEQGRVKEEQPIDLSITKTVAAVFVSIILLLAIFLPIANRYKRQPNRPPKGMQSLLEPLILFVRDDIARPSIGEKHHERLTPFLLSVFFFILLNNLLGLIPIFPAGANTTGNISVTMALALFTFIGIVITGKRHYWREIFNPPAVPWWLKFPFPLVPLIEFVGIFIRPFTLMIRLFANISAGHIVMLGFLSLIFIFGNMNPLIGYGVSVFSVIFTVFLTLLELLVAFIQAYVFTILSALYLGMAVGEIE
- a CDS encoding V-type ATP synthase subunit K — encoded protein: MDLPVILAYTGLALFFLAGIGSAIGVAKGGNATIGALKKRPDAFGSYMLLSALPGTQGLYGFAGFFIIHNQLPAIVEEGMVMYQGVSILAAGIALGIVGLWSARWQGGVTANGIAGIGSGHDVFGNTMILAVFPELYAIIAFAATFLISGAL
- a CDS encoding V-type ATP synthase subunit B — encoded protein: METQAFQKIYTKIEQITKATITLRASGVGNEEIALVNGRMAQVVKIVGDEVTLQVYGGTEGIPTNAEVVFFGRTAQLNVGDELSGRFFNAYGDPIDGGPDVEGKEVEIGGPTVNPVRRLQPSEFIPTGIAGIDLNNALVTGQKIPFFADPDQPYNQVMSMVALRAQADKIILGGMGLTNDDYLYYKNVFDNAGALDRIISFVNTTEDPSVERLLVPDMCLTAAEHFAVEKNQKVLVLLTDMTLFADALSIVSNRMDQIPSKDSMPGSLYSDLARIYEKAVQFPEGGSITIVAVTTLSGGDITHAIPDNTGYITEGQLFLRNDTDVGKVIVDPFRSLSRLKQLVIGKKTREDHPQVMNAAIRLFADASNAKTKLENGFDLTEYDRRALEFAKDYSKELLAIDVNIEVNEMLDTAWRLFDKHFKRTEVSVKKDLVDKYWPSDSEE
- a CDS encoding ATPase; translation: MITPMTRYSFLIYHKEYNDFLQKLQDIGVLHIAEKADEYDEETRQALEDIKKLNETIRFLEKKGQEENPADDGTQPFDIVRDIKEKQDEIANIEQELVALRKDINKAHPWGDFTDDMKQKLKELNLTPRFFVVNEKYFDSDWENQYYLERINNISGNLYFVILQEGDQEIDIEAEEVRLPDESLSELDRKYDEKEKRIQEINRIFDEYAEKYLELLRNERKRLQEKTDFNQALNHTESQAEDKVMLLEGWVPEDKEEELKAFLEKENVLYVSSDVKSEDPYQVPIQLKNGKFAKVFEPLQKMIDLPNYYELDLTPFFAPFFALFFGFCLGDVGYGIVILAAVTIYKHTKAKPGMKIYLTMAQYLGAATVLMGLIGGTVFGISLTNIDWASQVRNMILDRNQLFYASLGLGILQILFGLILKAYRLWKFSGFPYSLSTWGWVLALLSLVFYMGGDQLGWFTQSAAKPYFNGALIFSGVLIFLFSDPKLNIFARLGKGVWDAYNTVTGVFGDVLSYIRLFAIGISTAILGFVINEIALTFGQIPYVGPVVFILILVIGHIGNLLISSLSAFVHPMRLTFVEFYNNAGFTGGGKKYKPFTKSL